In the Heterodontus francisci isolate sHetFra1 chromosome 6, sHetFra1.hap1, whole genome shotgun sequence genome, one interval contains:
- the tex30 gene encoding testis-expressed protein 30, which yields MQGLKDLVSVEMVKLKIPFGGKVLNAIYTVPNAPFTHGVILTHGAGGDMNFHQLVSMTQFLASNGILCLRFTCKGLNLDYRIRAYRAVMEYLKSSKEYEVKSWFLGGRSMGSRAAACIIKQCKDSPDEELVRGLICLSYPLHPPKQHSKLRSEDLILVRHPVLLISGSADEMCEKDLLESILNQMPVAVKVHWVLGASHGMEVKGRATEDIMAEINTEVLSWIREILQEK from the exons GTTAAATTAAAAATACCATTTGGGGGAAAAGTTCTGAATGCAATCTATACAGTACCAAATGCTCCTTTCACACATGGAGTAATCCTTACACACGGTGCAGGTGGAGACATGAACTTCCATCAGCTAGTATCCATGACACAATTCCTGGCTTCCAATGGGATCCTATGTCTTAGATTCACATGTAAAGGCCTCAACCTAGACTATAGAATTAGAGCTTACAGGGCAGTGATG GAATATCTAAAATCATCAAAGGAATATGAAGTGAAAAGCTGGTTTCTTGGGG GTCGTTCCATGGGATCTAGAGCTGCTGCCTGTATCATCAAGCAGTGTAAGGACAGCCCTGATGAAGAACTTGTGCGAGGTCTCATTTGCCTGTCATATCCACTACATCCACCAAAGCAGCACAGTAAGCTTCGATCAGAGGATCTGATTCTTGTGCGCCACCCAGTCCTTCTGATTTCTGGATCAGCAGATGAAATGTGTGAGAAA GATTTGTTGGAAAGCATATTGAACCaaatgccagtggctgtcaaagtacaCTGGGTATTAGGAGCTAGCCATGGAATGGAAGTTAAAGGACGAGCAACAGAAGACATCATGGCAGAAATTAATACTGAGGTCCTTTCATGGATTAGAGAAATCCTTCAAGAGAAATAA